ctatgtcagaacctaagataccgattcctgaactgttttccggagaccgatttaagtttagaaatttcaggaataattgtaaattgtttttgtccctgagaccccgttcctctggagactccgctcagcaagtgaaaattgttatttcttttttacggggcgaccctcaggattgggctttctcgctggcgccaggagatccggcattggctgatattgatgcgttttttctggcgctcggtttgctttatgaggaacccaatcttgagattcaggcagaaaaagccttgctggctatgtctcagggccaggacgaggttgaagtgtattgccaaaaatttcggaagtggtccgtgctgacccagtggaacgagtgtgcattggctgcaaattttagaaatggcctttctgaagccattaagaatgtgatggtgggttttcccattcccacaggtctgaatgattccatggccctggcaattcaaattgaccggcggttgcgtgagcaaaaccgcaaattccctcatggtgttatctgaacaggcacctgatttaatgcaatgtgatagaatcctgactagaaatgagcggaaaattcatagacgccagaatggcttgtgttactactgtggtgattctgcacatgttatctcagcatgctctaagcgtcttactaaggttgttagtcctgtcgccattggtaatttgcaacctaagtttattttatctgtaactttgatttgctcactgtcatcgtatcctgtcatggcgtttgtagattcaggtgctgccctgagtcttatggatctgtcatttgccaagcgctgcggttttgttcttgagccattagaaaatcctatccctcttaggggtattgatgctatgccattggcagaaaataaaccgcagtattggacacaggttaccatgtgcatgactcctgaacatcgggaggtgatacgttttcttgttctgcataagatgcatgatttggttgttttgggtttgccatggttgcagacccataatccagtcttggactggaaggcaatgtcagtgtcaagttggggctgtcatggaattcatggagattccctgcccgtgtctattgctacttctacgccttcggaagttcgggcgtatttgtctgattatcaggatgtcttcagcgagtctaggtcaagtgcattgcctcctcatagggaatgtgactgtgcaatagatttgattccaggcagtaagtttcctaagggaagactgtttaatctgtcggtacctgaacatactgcgatgcgttcatatatcaaggagtctctggagaaggggcatatccgtccttcttcttcccctcttggtgcgggattcttttttgtagccaaaaaggacggatctttgaggccttgtattgactatcggcttttaaataagatcactgtcaaatttcagtatcctttgccgttgttgtcagacttgtttgcccggattaaaggtgccaagtggttcaccaagatagaccttcgcggtgcgtacaaccttgtgcgcattaagcaaggagatgaatggaaaaccgcattcaatacgcccgaaggtcactttgagtacttggtgatgccatttgggctctctaatgcaccttcagtttttcagtcctttatgcatgacattttccggaagtatctggataaatttctgatcgtttatctggatgatattctggttttttctgatgattgggactcgcatgtggaacaggtcaggatggttttcaagattttgcgtgaaaattctttgtttgttaaaggctcaaagtgtctctttggtgtacagaaggttcccattttagggttcattttttctccttctgctgtggagatggacccagtcaaggttcgagctattcatgattggactcaaccctcgtcagttaagagtcttcagaagttcttgggttttgctaacttctaccgtcgttttatcgctaatttttctagcgttgttaaaccgttgacggatatgaccaagaaaggctctgatgtggctaactgggctcctgctgccgtggaggctttccaggagttgaagcgccggtttacttcagcgcctgttttgtgccagcctgatgtctcacttccctttcaggttgaagtggatgcttcggagattggggcaggggccgttttgtcgcagagaggccctggttgctctactatgagaccttgtgcctttttctctaggaagttttcgccggcagagcgaaattatgatgtgggcaatcgggagttgttggccatgaagtgggcatttgaggagtggcgtcattggctcgatggtgctaagcatcgtgtagtggtcttgactgatcacaaaaatctgatgtacctcgagtctgctaaacgcctgaatcctagacaggcccgctggtcattgtttttctcccgttttgactttgtggtctcgtatttgccaggttctaagaatgtgaaggccgatgctctgtctaggagctttgtgcctgatgctcctggagtcgctgaacctgtgggtattcttaaggaaggagttatattgtcagctatttctccagatctgcgacgtgtgttgcagagatttcaggctggtaggcctgactcttgtccacctgacagattgtttgtgcctgctaaatggaccagcagagtcatttccgaggttcattcctcagtgttagcagggcacccgggaatttttggcaccagagatctggtggccaggtccttttggtggccttccttgtcaagggatgtgcggtcatttgtgcagtcctgtgggacttgtgctcgagctaagccttgctgttctcgtgccagcgggttgctcttgcccttgcctgtcccgaagagaccttggacacacatctctatggatttcatttcagatcttccggtgtctcagggcatgtctgtcatctgggtgatatgtgatcgtttctccaagatggtccatctggttcctttgcctaagctgccttcctcttctgatctggttcctgtgttcttccagaatgtggttcgtttgcacggcattcctgagaatattgtgtcggacagaggatcccagtttgtttccaggttctggcgatccttttgtggtaggatgggcattgaattgtcgttttcgtccgcttttcatccacagactaacggacaaacggaacgaactaatcagactctggaggcgtatttgaggtgttttgtctcttctgatcaggatgattgggtgaccttcttgccgttggctgaatttgcccttaataatcgggctagttctgccaccttggtttcgccatttttctgcaactctggtttccaccctcgtttttcctcgggacatgtagagccttctgactgtcctggggtggattctgtggtggataggttgcagcggatctggaatcatgtggtggacaacttgaagttgtcacaggagaaggctcagcgttttgccaaccgccgccgcggtgtgggtccccgacttcgcgttggggatttggtatggctgtcttctcgatttgttcctatgaaggtctcttctcccaaatttaagcctcgattcattggtccttacaagatattggagatccttaatcctgtatcctttcgcctggatcttccggtgtcgtttgccattcacaacgtatttcataggtccttgttgcggcggtacgttgtgcctgtggttccttctgctgagcctcctgctccggtgttggttgagggcgagttggagtacgtggtggagaagatcttagattctcgtctctccaggcggaggcttcagtacctggtcaagtggaagggctatggtcaggaggataattcctgggtggtcgcctctgatgtgcatgcggccgatttagttcgtgcctttcacgccgctcatcctgatcgccctggtggtcttggtgagggttcggtgacccctcactaaggggggggggtactgttgtgaatttactttttggctccctctagtggctactagtgatttgactctgggtatgtcagtcattccttttatgctcacctgggtcgttaggtcaggggtgttgctatataagctccctggaccttcagttcaatgcctggcaacgttgatatcagagctaatctgtagtgctcttgtctactgatcctggttcctgcttgattaagctaagtctgctttttgctttttgctattcgtttttgtttgcatttttgtccagcttgtatagaatctgtatcctgaccttgctggaagctctggggcggctggtgttctccccccaggccgttagacggttcgggggttcttgaatctccagcgtggatttttgatagggtttttgttgaccatataagttatcttgctatattctgctattagtaagtgggcctctctttgctaaacctagttcatctctgtgtttgtcatttcctcttacctcaccgttattatttgtggggggcttgtatcctacttttggggtcttttctctggaggcaagagaggtctttgttttcctcttctaggggtagttagctctccggctggcgcgagacatctagcgaccaacgtaggcatgttccccggctacttctagggttggcgttaggagtagatatatggtcaacccagttaccactgccctatgagctggatttttgtacttcgcagacgtgctgatatctctgagaccctcgccattggggtcataacagaagcctagtgctcgaaccgtacctcataagggacggacaccccggattgaccagtgatgtaattctctttacagtcaaaatatcctgaattcctgatcactgttagaatcaggcgcggtgaggtgatcgaagattgggtaggatacgtaactcaggaatacatagatatatatgtgtatttccaggggtgtccggagggttaagtctaagacgccctcctcctttcactgagtaccgcgattttgggttgtctcagCGGGGGACAGGTGAAAACCCTAGTGGAATAGGCTACACGGCCGCTCTGGtatctatacacgactaagtaagggtatttcactttaaaggagaatcagtccgtggaagaagaagaagattttgaattgtgtgatgaaaatttgatattgttagcccaaagaagggaaaagaaatctgtcaggaatgcagggaaaatattctcaatctggcatgtgaattgtgcgatgaagattttgtagaaattaattaagtctgagaactgctgtatttcgtTTTTGTGTGAAAGTTATCTTTAAAATATCCGATGGGCGGGGGGAGTCATACAGCCgcgttatggctttcttctgtgctgaggaatgctgtgattcttcctatctccgtgtttctggtagggaggggcagcagcatgtggctgcgctcttgagtctctatTTTCTCAGTGTAGTACGCGTTGGTAGATCTGTGTCttgtttaaggcgacaatattgttttgaagtacaaagaaaatattgtaaaatgaaaatgaaatctagtgtctagttttaggaggaaatttgtaagtgattgaaagattggtaaaagcaagttgagtggttgatatatagcaaattgagaatcaacagaggaagtgaattctgatgaataatgtgtcagaaagacaaacaattaaaaatgatgatctggaacagggggtctccctgcttgatgataaggtccctccccaggaaatcaagcctcttctcctgactgtaagctctgtgcccctcaatcccaaagcaccaatatatactgggttgccaaaacttagtgcgcctctattctatgatcctgtcgggtggatttgtgatgtatgcggaattactaattctcagtgtagagaggtctgttacaattgtggagcgaggagatccggggttgtagcccccacctttcccttgctaaacgctgatggCACCTATTATCGGCCACCACCAGAACTAGTCCCTGCTATGCTTAGTATTGCTAGCGCTTATGAGTATCCGCCCCCACCTACCTTAGTCACTCGGTCAGAGATGTGCTCTTTAGGAAAGGGACAGGGGATTTCACAAAACAAcatgttggggccatagtaaatgccgcaaataatcaactccaccatgctggaggactggctgcagtgatttcacagaaaggtggacccatgatacaggaagaatctaattcatatatacaaagttatggccaggtagaaacaggacaggtcgcagcgaccagagcaggacagcttccgtgtcaatatgtaatacatgcagtggggccaCGGTATAATTCTAGCAACATTCCCAAGTCCCAACAGTTGCTTACCgaggctgtccagaacgcaatactgtatgcctcctccgttcctcccggtacgatgcctcaacgtacaatggccataccattaatctctgccggtatcttccaatatcccaggaaggatgccaccatggttatagtatcagcaatagagcgctatatacaggaaaaccccataaaattggaggaggtccgattcaggcaatacaatctctaactgtaacagagcctcctgccccgcttccgcagcagatgcctcttgtaccGCCACCTCCTCCTGCCCCCGAGTCAGTGatatcagagtttgaagaagatgatgtgaaaactactcctgacaggctaaagtatacccccttttctccatcgcagatagacaccctttgtaaccaGTTACCCGATCCAGAAACCTCCCCTGCTAgaacctccctcacagatgtcacacaggacaagggggagactgccgagaagttttatgggcgtcttatggtagtgtttaaagatttgggattctcattgtaaagtaaagcccattcacacctttttgtggcagctttaatgtccggccttaaatctgaattgaaagaggcaataatgtcggtcagacccgatattgagacttccactccggatgatgcattaaaagtaattaaaagttttcaaaagaatttagcacgttctgcatcaacaggaaaatcaagggttaaaactgtagctgcagcagtctctgctccaactccagcccccaccccaggtacaagaatgcagctggctccttatcagtggcctgcccagcagcaaactctaactccagccctcccaccttatacgaattcagtcccctactcaaatatttcttttaaccctatgtctggaggtatcgctccccagccccgccgcaccAGTTCTCACTTGCAGTGCTGGCGCTGTGGCCGGCCCGGTGactttcagagagattgtcacacccctgctgatagatgctaccctcaagttcccccttccagtcgcaacctgaatacagggaaccccagaggataccccaattacagacagcctcaaaatcctgataatcgcccatactgaaggggtggccaaccagagtctgccatcacaatgtccttcaccaaacctggggcatgctcattctcatgcctactaatgtgactttgaaaaggtgctctgtcctgaaccccgctactcttctcctagttcccctggatccaaaggggggaggagtaggtgacatgaaaaaggacactctttttctttctggaatggatccagaggaacaagattaggtttccaaattatatgattgtctagaattgatgtctcaggaaacggctggtctctagtgtgcctattctaatgctgattttgagctttttgtagatggatcccgtcaccaagatgaccaaggacgctactgtaccagatatgctgtggtctcaggacatgaggtaatcaaggcagagtcaatgccagctcatatgtctgcacaagaagcagagctcaaggcgctcacagaagcgtgcaaactagcagaaggtaagactgtaaatatctacactgattccaggtatgcttttggcattacacacgattatgggcctatctggagagccagggctttcctgacagcaaatggccacccctttaaacatgctgaggcagtccagcaacttatgaatgcactacagcttcccacccaagcaggcatcataaaggtaaaggcacataccaaaggcactgatggacagacAAAGGGTAACacactggtagaccaggctgccaagaaagcagcaagcactcctgtagcctctaaagtacatcacctagacaccccaccatctccacttgtgtcaaaagacatcttagcccggttacaagaacaggcaagtaaggaggagaaaaataggtggcaaaagataggggcttgctctgataccgtcactggactatgggggaggggtgaaaaggtctgcctgccacaggtactgtacccaatgatggcacaggttctgcacgagaatgtgcaccactcgaagacggccatgtgtgacaccctacagaaacaatggattgcccccgagttttccacctgcgcagaaaggcaggtacagagctgcatgatatgtgccacacataatcaaggtaggacagtgaaaaccccatccaaacacactccccggcccctttacccattccagagactgcagattgattatattcagttacctagggtagggacgtatgagtatgtgttggtctgcattgatttattttcaggttggccagaagcctacccagttgccaaagctacggctaagacaacggcgaagaaactgatggctgagatcatatgcaggtatggagttcctgaagtcattgaaagcgatcggagttcccattttactggagagatcatgtcagaggtaatggcagcactgggggtaagtcaagcattgcatactccataccatccgcagagcagtggaagagtggagagactaaatggaacttttaagcttaaaatccagaaggcaatgacagagactggtaaaccatggacagaatgccttcctctagctttgttttcagtaggatataccccaaacaggaagacaggactgtcactgtatgagattctgtttggcaggggccccaatcttgaatgtttctttccacaacagttgcagctcaagtaccaggacttgactagctatgtgcaggccttacatggacaccttgccaaagtgcatttaactgtcttcagttctcttccagacccagacaaggatcctggacaccatccctttgtgccaggagacctggtgtatgtgaaaaagtttgtgcgcagagattgtctccagacaagatttgaaggaccccacacggtgatcctggtcacccccactgcagtaaagctggaaggaaggccgacgtggatccacgtatcgcactggaagctggtcaaacagactagtagcaaataaggggaaataatgttttggttttcgcattttttatattattattggtaaccacatgggacagcctaaattccccaatatccttgaataataagtttgtacaatatcatgaaagattagtagtacagatgggtatagccaatagaaTTGTCAGTTCTATctccatttaccctatgattacataaatgtgggatacattggttagggccacagattatctagatgatcacatttgggatatattggatatacttaatattaCTGTTGTTGTCCAAAGCTAATTTATCATAGTTAGTTACTAATCGatacactgtagtactggattacttaacagcagcacagggtggtatgtgtcaggttattggacccgcttgctgtcattatatagatcccaatagcacaatgaagttaaagttaaagttagaggatgttcaaagactcagagattaatatgataaagacaatgaccgtaataaggacagttggtgggcagacaccttctccattttattttaatccagccaattggtttgagggacctgggggctggatagctggaatcttgcaaagtttgttgtatattgttgcctttatccttgtcatgtatgtaatactaaaacttgttttttggtgtatttctgtttaTATTAGGAAATTTTGCACTaggataactaatgatgaaaccaaaagcgttgccacctctgctcttctctacaccgatttcacaaagttatctgatgaagatgttgaagccaagcgcatggctatcttcaaaagatccccactactgttatcaatagttgttattcgtaaattctagtatacaggggggacgggtacgccgcaacagccatggctggtaacatggcaccagccatgtgaagaccagtacccctcgagcttagagcttgggatagtacctctgatgctggacattaattaacaaaatttatctaggggggaatgtgaaggaagaaattaagaaaggttctccattttgtgcttttgactccattttgttgttttgatataaattttgttagtaggctaaagtttacagctgttatgagaccttgattgttgcaatctaaacagaatatgagactgagggtgtattgttctatgaagctttgacgcacagattgttcctgcattcttataggctaagaactgtgagcatgttcttatgctgattggttgaagtataatttctatgactatgaaaactcactCATTAAACGGGGgcgagagagatcagcttgatcccccccaaacagagacacacgtctccgtatggtcattttcagttgccggcaacaccttgtatataaatttggaaatcactgggttaaccgtgaaggatcaatttaaatcctccctcaacattaTAAATGGTGCATGTTAGGCAGGGGCCTGTGACAAATTCTGCATAGGGGCCCAGGAGTTTCCAGTTTTTCCTCTGCATTAACTATTTCTATGGCATTTCTATGGAACTGTATAGACAAAGACAGATTGTACTACAAGATGGAAACTACAGGAAAGCACAAGAGGTCATCTGAAATCACTAGTCATCAAGCCTGTTACAATAGTAAACCATGTAGGAAGGGGAACTGATACAGGCAGCATTATTAATGTAGAATATCAAATGAATATCTGTATCATAAAATCTCTGGGTGTTCAATTTTAATAATATGTAGATAGCCTTTTTTACATTTAAATTGAAAATATCATTAAGAATTAAACTGTAGAAAATGTTCTATATATTAAAAATCAGCTAATAATAAACCCAATCCTTGAAAGATTTTTTTATGATTCTGTGTTGACCTGGAGGCTCTTACAGCCCTGCAGCAATCGCCTGAGGCTCATTCCATACCCTAAGTGCGCATTATGGAGTGATATCCTTATTTATTTAACCCTTCGCTCCTGAGGACATCTCTAATATACATTCAATCAATTTTCTTTTGATCTTCCAGACTCGTTTCATAGAATATATGCAGATTTATCTTATGTCGTGAGAAGTCTGTAGAAGTAATTTTGTCTGTGATATGTCATTTATGGTGGTCGATGAAAAGAATCATAATTGTTAAAGGGATATTCTGATAAAAAATGAAATTAATCAACTGCTTTATACTAATACATGCAAAAATATAAGTAGTATAAATAATGCATATATAAAGTAAGTGGATATGCTAAAGTAAATATTTACACCTACAAAAGGAGGGAATAACCACAAAGGAAATATCTAGAAATGTAATTTTATTGATACGTACATAATTTAAAATTTACAATCAAAATGAAGGGAAAAGTACAGAGAAAAAAAGGAAATTACAAACATATCAGTTAGGggtatcatataagtaatcagtgttaggccagtttcacacgtccagataattccggtagcggagaaaacggtaccggagttatccgtgtctgtgtgctcacgtggcacatcagtgtggcacacgtgctgtagccgtgtgccgcccgtgtgccgcctgaggaccacatggaccatgcaggagagacagcgctacagtaagcgctgtcccctgcttgtggtgctgaagccggcattcatcccttctgtcctgctcggctgaaagcagcacttgcaggagagaagggatgaaagatcactttttttttggtttaaaataaagtttggggtcacctcccgtgtCCCACCCCCCGCGCGCCCGCCCGCTtgtagagaaatactcacccagctcccgcgatgtctcctctcagcgccggcagcttgttctgtgtgagtggtcacgtggtaccgctcattacagtgatgaatatgcacacactgacgtgtgaaagaggccttagggactAAAGAAAGGGCTAACTCCATAAAAATTCAAATGAATGTAGGTGTAAtgtgtacataataataataataataataatctttatttatatagcgccaacatattccgcagctctttacagtttaacagtttcaaacacaacagtcataggtaacaatgttaacaatacagtaataaagcaaaataagaactACATGAACTAATACTTTTGTCTGTATGATGTAGATGTCTATGAGGCTGTTGAATTAAGAGACTTGTGGCCATCCAGACATTAAGGTCCATATTCCGACTACGTGTAACGTGGTGCGGGGCAGTAGCCGCCAGTGAGGCACTCGTCTATGGCCCCCAGGCACATCACGTGAAAgtggaggtcctggctgggtgtgtggacttttgcTGTGAGGTCATTACACCCATGCAGGTCACATGTAACCATTGTTGAAGGTTTgtcaggaccagatgtttcacagttcaatgatggagaccaccattcaaaaataaactctttactgaatggtaacttggtaagggttatatacaagggatagcTGGTGCAAAGTCTTATGAACAGTTCCTTTACAACTCAAAGCATTTTCCGCACA
This is a stretch of genomic DNA from Ranitomeya variabilis isolate aRanVar5 chromosome 6, aRanVar5.hap1, whole genome shotgun sequence. It encodes these proteins:
- the LOC143781788 gene encoding protein NYNRIN-like → MPAHMSAQEAELKALTEACKLAEGKTVNIYTDSRYAFGITHDYGPIWRARAFLTANGHPFKHAEAVQQLMNALQLPTQAGIIKVKAHTKGTDGQTKGNTLVDQAAKKAASTPVASKVHHLDTPPSPLVSKDILARLQEQASKEEKNRWQKIGACSDTVTGLWGRGEKVCLPQVLYPMMAQVLHENVHHSKTAMCDTLQKQWIAPEFSTCAERQVQSCMICATHNQGRTVKTPSKHTPRPLYPFQRLQIDYIQLPRVGTYEYVLVCIDLFSGWPEAYPVAKATAKTTAKKLMAEIICRYGVPEVIESDRSSHFTGEIMSEVMAALGVSQALHTPYHPQSSGRVERLNGTFKLKIQKAMTETGKPWTECLPLALFSVGYTPNRKTGLSLYEILFGRGPNLECFFPQQLQLKYQDLTSYVQALHGHLAKVHLTVFSSLPDPDKDPGHHPFVPGDLVYVKKFVRRDCLQTRFEGPHTVILVTPTAVKLEGRPTWIHVSHWKLVKQTSSK